The Haloarchaeobius sp. HME9146 genome includes a region encoding these proteins:
- a CDS encoding pirin family protein produces MTEHDPSDGGPVPRQAGDLTHPGGMRARRVFPFDQLPNLDPFVVFERFFIEPTQGFGTHPHRGFEIVSYMLDGAMAHEDSMGHASTARTGDAMRITTGSGMEHSEMPGDDEACSGLQLWVNLSRSKKDLEPSYQEASSEELPVTERDGATITTVVGADAPIDLHTPVTYQDVAITDTWEWEVPDGWNGFAFVISGSGRVGEHSLESAAFFTIENGGSVTIESDTEVRIAAIAGEPHHEPIRQRGPFVL; encoded by the coding sequence ATGACCGAACACGACCCCTCGGACGGCGGCCCAGTCCCCCGCCAGGCCGGTGACCTCACACATCCGGGTGGGATGCGCGCCCGGCGCGTCTTCCCGTTCGACCAGCTGCCCAACCTCGACCCCTTCGTCGTCTTCGAGCGGTTCTTCATCGAACCGACGCAGGGCTTCGGTACGCACCCACACCGCGGTTTCGAGATAGTCTCGTACATGCTCGACGGGGCGATGGCCCACGAGGACTCCATGGGTCACGCCAGTACCGCACGGACTGGCGACGCCATGCGAATAACCACCGGGAGCGGGATGGAGCACTCCGAGATGCCCGGCGACGACGAGGCCTGCAGTGGCCTGCAGTTGTGGGTCAATCTCTCCCGGTCGAAGAAGGACCTCGAGCCCTCCTACCAGGAGGCATCGAGCGAGGAGTTGCCGGTCACAGAGCGCGATGGAGCGACCATCACGACGGTCGTCGGAGCGGACGCTCCAATCGACCTGCACACTCCAGTCACGTACCAGGACGTGGCGATTACGGACACCTGGGAGTGGGAGGTTCCGGACGGCTGGAATGGCTTTGCGTTCGTCATCTCTGGGTCCGGTCGCGTTGGCGAGCACTCGCTGGAGTCGGCAGCGTTCTTCACCATCGAGAACGGTGGGTCAGTCACCATCGAATCCGACACCGAGGTTCGCATCGCCGCGATAGCTGGCGAGCCACATCACGAGCCGATTCGGCAGCGTGGACCCTTCGTGCTCTGA
- a CDS encoding winged helix-turn-helix domain-containing protein — MGAEDVAFLARSPNRAAVLAALVDAPCDRAELRERVGASRVTIGRITTDLEARGWVEQDATGYRATRSGQTVVAAYERFLEVVDATRHLEPLLEHLPVEAFDFELSALGDADVVVPTPTIPDQHISRLGTLFQQATSVSMVVHAMSPKVVASSHASARDGDHVTKGVVTPIVTDAILANETVAEQVREMVGEGTLELSERPSVPFQAGVYDETTVISADDEAGVPRGIVETQSRTVREWALGEFERLQADATPLSVEALEPDR, encoded by the coding sequence ATGGGTGCTGAGGACGTCGCGTTTCTGGCCAGGTCGCCGAACCGGGCTGCAGTGTTGGCTGCGCTGGTCGACGCGCCGTGCGACCGTGCAGAACTCCGTGAACGCGTCGGTGCGTCGCGGGTGACCATCGGGCGCATCACGACCGACCTCGAGGCGCGCGGGTGGGTCGAACAGGACGCGACTGGGTATCGAGCGACCAGGTCAGGGCAGACCGTCGTCGCAGCCTACGAACGATTCCTCGAAGTCGTCGACGCGACACGCCACCTCGAACCCCTCCTCGAACATCTGCCGGTAGAGGCGTTCGATTTCGAGCTCTCGGCCCTCGGCGATGCGGATGTGGTCGTGCCGACACCGACGATTCCAGATCAGCACATCTCCAGACTCGGCACGCTCTTCCAGCAAGCCACCTCGGTCTCGATGGTTGTCCACGCGATGTCACCGAAGGTCGTCGCCTCGAGCCACGCATCCGCACGAGACGGAGACCACGTCACGAAAGGCGTCGTGACGCCGATAGTGACCGACGCGATTCTGGCGAACGAGACGGTCGCCGAGCAGGTCCGTGAGATGGTCGGTGAAGGGACACTGGAACTGTCCGAGCGACCATCGGTCCCGTTCCAGGCGGGCGTCTACGACGAGACGACAGTCATCTCTGCTGACGACGAGGCGGGGGTCCCCCGAGGAATCGTCGAAACCCAGTCCCGCACCGTCCGGGAGTGGGCACTCGGAGAGTTCGAGCGACTTCAGGCAGACGCGACGCCGTTGTCCGTCGAGGCTCTCGAACCGGACCGCTGA